ATCGTCGTCAGCGAGTCGGAGCTGTCGCACCGCATCCTCGCTACCGCCGGCCCCTTGCGCGACATCTTCGCCGGCATCTTCTTCGTCTCGGTCGGCATGCTGCTCAACCCGTCGGCTGTTGTGGCGGACTGGCGCCTCGCGCTGACCGTTCTTCTCCTCATCATGGTTGTCAAGCCCGCAATCATCGCGGCGATCGTGCGCGCCATCGGCCACCCCTGGCGAACCGGCGCGCTCGTGGCCGGCGTGATGGCGCACTCGGGGGAGTTTTCGTTCTTGCTCGCCTCCACCGGACTGACGCTCGGCATCCTCTCGTCCGACGTCTTCGCGCTCATCCTCTCCGGCTCGCTCGTCTCGATGATCGCCGCGCCCGGCTCCTACCGCCTCGCCCGCGCTGTCGGCGAACGCCTGCGCCGTCCTCTTCCGCCGACCGAGATCGCCTCCTTGATCGAGGCGTCGCCGCGTCCTCCAGCCGTGATCCTCGGCTACGGCCGCGTCGGCCAAGTGATCGGCAGCGCGCTCGCCCGGCGGGGCCTCTCGTTTGTCGCCGTTGATGAAGACCCAGAGGTTGTCCGGCGGCTGTGGGCGCAGGGACGGCCGGCCATCCTCGGCGAGGCCGACAATCCCTTCCTGCTTGACCAGCTTGGACTCGAGCATGCCCGATTGCTGATCATCGCCCTGCCCGACGCGCTCGCGACGCGGATCGTCGTCGAGCATGTCCGCTCCACCTATCCCCGCCTCCCGATCATCGCGCGCTGTCATTCCCTCGCCGAGCAGGAGCATCTCCTCAAACTCGGCGTCCAGGAAGCCGTCGTCGGCGAGATCGAACTGGCGATCGAGATGACCCGCTTTGCCCTCCGCCGCTTCGGGATCAGTGCCGCCGAGATCCAAGGAATGCTGCAGCGGCTTCGCTCACACCACGAGCCCTCAGAGTGGTGACCGCCGCTCACCGGACCGAGCGGTCGGGATCCGATCCGGCCGCTGCCGGCAGTTCGCGCCGCTCGAGGAGACGCTGCCCCTCGCGCCACCACCTCGGGTCGCCATGGTCACGATGCCACAGCCAATGCTCAACGCCCCAGAGCGCGATATCGGAGAAGCCGAAACTCGCAAGCCTCGCGACGAGCGGAGCAATATCGTGCGGCCGAAAGCTGGGCGTCTCGAAATGACGATACACCTTGTCTCCCGGCTCCCACGGCTTGGCCTGACATTCGGCGATCATCACGCGCTTGCCCGCCGCGAGGACAGCATCGCGCCAGGCAAGAAGCGCGCCGTAATCGTCGGGGTCGATCGCCCGCAAGTAGGACGGCAGCCCGAAAAACTTCCACCCGATGTTCGGGTAGACATCGAGACCGACGATATCCGCAAGCGCGATCAGCGCCCGCTCTGACCGCATGCCGAAGAGCGGCACCGTGACCGGCTGGGCGGCGAGCCGCCACTGCAGGCTCTGCAGGCCGGTCACAAGGCGGTGCGTCCCCACATAGGCAGTCAGCAGAATCGGCCGCCCGAGCCGATCCGCGCTCCGCACAATCGCCACCTGCTGGCGAAGATACGGCTCATCAAGCGTCCAGCCGTGCTCCGTCAGCACCGGCTCGAACGGCTCATTCTCAACTTGCAGCACCGTGATCTCCGGCGCTGCGGCATAGCGCTCGGCCACAGCGCGCGTAAACGCGTGCGCAAGCGCAGCAAGGCGCGGGTCGCGCGTGATCAGGCCAGTCGGCGGCAGCCAGACCGACTCGTGCACCCACCACGGCAGGTGGTATTCCGGCCACACTGGCGCTTTCATGCCGAGAGTCAGGATGACGGGAATGCCGCGCCGCGCCGCCTTTTCGAGATAGCGCTCAAGACGTCCCCAGTCGAATTTCCCTTCCCGCTGCTCGAGTTCGTTCCAGTAGGCGCCCAGCCGGATGAAATCAAGATTGAGCGAGAGGATCTCGTCGAACGCCGCGGGCGCGTCGAGGTCCATATAGCTGGCCTCAAGCGGGCTGAAATTCGCGCCGAGACGGAGCGTTTCGGTCGGCGCCGGCAGCGCGGGGGCGGCCGAGGCTGGCTGCCAGATGAACGGCGCGGCGAGGTCGAGCGCTGCCACGCCGCCGACGACGGCCCCAATCCGCGCAAGCAGCGTTCGGCGGGTCAGCCGGCTCATCCTCGCCGCTCCGCTAGGATCACCTCGGCAGCCCGGCGAGCAGCATCCGGCCGCCCCAGCCGGCGCGCGCCCTCGGTCAGCCGAGCCAGCTCGGCCGGCTGCTGCGTCAGCTTGCGCAGTGCCTGCACCACCTGCGCCGGGGTGCGCGTGCGGTAGCCGGCGCCGTGGCGCTCCACCCATTCGTCGTTGCCCTCCTCCTGCCCGGGCAGGACGTGGGTGATGAGAAGCGGCCGCCCCGCCGCGAGGCACTCGACGATCGACTGCGGGCCGCCTTTCGAGACGACGATATCGCTTGCCTTGATCAGGTCGGGCATATTGTGCGCGAAGCCGAACACTTTGGCGGGGGTGAACAGCGGCAAAGAGTCGATCGCCGCCTTGGCACGCTGATTGCGACCAGTGACGACAAGCAGCTGGATCGGCAGCCCTGCTTGGTCGATGACATTGACGAGCGCCGGCAAATTGCCTGTCCCCTCTCCGCCGCCGATGACCAGAACTGTCAGCCGCGTGGGGTCGAGCCCGAGCGCGACCCGCAATTGCCGGGGGTCGCTCGGGGTAGCGAACGCTCGCCCCACCGGGATCCCCGTCAGCACAATCCGGTCGCGAGGAACGCCGTACGTGACGAGCAGGTCGGCGCCCTCTGGGGTCGGCGCGGTATAGCGCTCGACCTCCCCGCGCACCCAGCTGCAATGGAAGCGGACAAGGTCTGGAATGACGACGACCATCGGCGTCGCTACCCCTTCCGCCTGCGCCGCTTTCACCATCGGCCGGATGACGAGGGCATGGACCGAAACTATGACATCGGGCTGGTAGCGGCGAAGCAGTACCCGCCCTCGCCGAACGAGAACGGCCTCGTTCGCTGTCGCAATCCTCTCGAAGAGAGCTGGCCGGTTGGTCAGGTGATAGGCAAGCCCGTACAGCCAAGGCGCGGCGCGGATGACGGTGCCGTAGCTATGGATGAGCCGGTCGACGAAACGGCGGCGCTTGCCGAGGGCGAAGAGGTCGACAATCGGGGCGTCGATCGCCGGGTCGATCGCCTCAAACGCTTCGACGAGAGCGCGACAGACCGCGCGGTGGCCGCCACCCGTGTCCGACATCATCAGGAGGATGGTGGTCATCTGACAGGGGTGGAGTATACCGCGCCTTTCGCGCCGCGCTCAGATATGCTACGGTCAAGAAGCGATCGCGCACATCGGGAGATGTCCGCATGACCGGAGAACGGCTGCACAAAGTTCTCGCCGCCGCAGGCGTCGCCTCTCGACGCCGCGCCGAGCGGATGATCCTCGAAGGGCGGGTCTCGGTCAATGGGCGGGTGGTCCGCTCGCTCGGCAACAAGGTCGAGCCGACCCGCGACCGCATCGTCGTCGATGGGAAGGTGATCCGGCTGCCCGAGACTCATCGGTATCTGCTCGTCAATAAGCCTGCCGGTGTCCTGACCACGGTCTCCGACCCCTTCAACCGTCCGACGGTGATCGACCTCGTTCGCCATTCGGTCACCGACGCCGAGGGCAACCGCCAGCGGCTCTACCCAATCGGCCGCCTCGATCTCGACAGCGAGGGGCTGCTGCTCCTGACCAACGATGGCCAACTTGCGCATCGGGTCAGCCATCCGAGCACCGGTCTGGAGAAAGAGTACCGCGTTCGCGTGCGCGGCACGGTGACGGAGGAGAAGCTGGAACGGCTGCGCACCGGTATCATGCTCGACGGGAGGCCGACCGCCCCCGCAGTGGTCGAGCTGGAGCGGCAGGAGGGGCCAAGCGGCGCGGTCCTGCGGTTCGTGCTCCATGAAGGACGGAAGCGTCAAGTCCGGCGGATGTGCGAGGCGGTTGAGCTGCGCGTTGTGCGGCTCGTCCGCACGCGCATCGGTCCCATCGAACTTGGCAGCCTGCGGCCCGGCCAGTGCCGCGACCTGACCGAGCGGGAAGTTGCGCTCCTGCGCCAAGCCGTCGGTCTTGGAGATGCCGCCGCGTGAAGGCACTGACGATCGCCATCGACGGCCCGAGCGGCGCCGGCAAGAGCGCTCTCGCCGAGGCGCTTGCGCGCCGGCTGGGATACCGCTACCTCGACACGGGGGTGTGGTATCGGGCAGTCGCGCTCGCCGCGCTCCGCGCCGGGATCGCCGTCGACGATACGGCGGCGCTGACCGCGCTCGCGCAACGGCTCGATATCCGCATTGAGCCGACTGGCCCCGCCGATGGCCGGCAATACACCGCCCTGCTGAACGGCGAGGATGTCACCTGGGCAATCCGAGAGCGGCCGGTCGAGCAGATCGTCTCGGAAGTTGCCGCGGTTCCCGGCGTTCGCACGGCGGTCGTCGCCCAGCAGCAGCGGCAGGCGGGGGCAGGCGGCGCAATCCTCGCCGGCAGAGATATCGGCACCGTGGTCCTTCCCAACGCTGACCTGAAAATCTATCTCAACGCCTCGCCGGAAGTGCGCGCGCGGCGCCGGCTGGAGCAGCTGCGCGCCCGCGGAGTTGCGGCTGACTACGACACGGTGCTCGCCGATATCTATCACCGCGATCAGATCGACTCATCGCGCGAGATGTCGCCGTTGCGCCGCGCCCCGGACGCGATCGAAGTGCGCAATGACGAGGTGTCGCTCGACGAACTGGTCGATCAGGTGTTTCAGCTTGTGGAGGAGAGAAGACGTCACGTCTGCAGCGCCCGATAGACCTCGGGCTTCGCCTGATTGTTGCGCTGGTCGCTCGCGCGCAGGTCGAAGGGCGGGAACGCGTGCCGCGCGAGGGAGCGCTGCTGCTTGTCGCAAACCATCTCAGCTGGGCTGACCCGCCGCTGCTTGTCGCGACCTCGCCGCGGCTCCTGAACTTCATGGCCAAGGCAGAGCTGTGGGAAAATCCGATCCTCGCCTTTCTCGGCCGGCACCACGGCGAACTGCGCGTCCGGCGCGGCGAGGCCGATCGCCACGCGATCCGCGATGCAGAAGCGCTGCTCCGGCGCGGGGGTTTCCTCGGGCTGATGCCGGAAGGAACGCGCAGCAAAACAGGGGGGCTGCAGCCGGGAAAGCCCGGAGCGGCGTACCTCGCCCTGCGCTGCAATGTGCCGATCCTTCCCGCCGCTGTCTGGGGCACTGAGGCAATCAAGAAGCCGACGGACCTGCTTCGGCGCCCGCGCGTCCATGTCGTCTTCGGCGAGCCGTTCACGCTCGACCCGAGCTTGCGCAAGCATCTCGAGGTCGCCACCGACCAGATCATGCGCGCCATCGCCGCGCTGCTGCCCGAGCGCTACCGGGGCGTTTATCGGGACCCCTCGCCGAGGTCGGCGGCGCCATCTCCCGCCGGAAGCAGCTGACCGCGCAGCGCCGCCTGCACTCGGCGCAGCGCCTCGACCAGCGGCCGCGGTTCGTCGCCGTCGATAGCCCAGCGTCCTGGCAGGTCGGGCAGACTGTCCCACGCCTCAAACGAGAGAAAGCCCGCCACCTCGATGCCCGCCAGCTCCTCGGTCGGCAGTTCGCGCTCATCGAGGGCGCGGAGCAGCGCGACCCGCCCGTGCTGGTCAACGGGCTCGATCGACCAGAACTCCGGCAGCGGATCGATTAGCAGCCAGAGGACATCCTCGGCCGGGCCGTCCCACAGCGCGCTCGCACGGCGAATGCTCATCGGCTGGAGCTCGGAAAGAGGGTGGAGACGAGGAATTCGGCAACCTCGTGCTCCGCGCACTGGGGCGACAGGCCCTGCTCCTCAACGAGGGTCTGCCAGGCAGAGAATGAGGTCAAGCTGTACGTTATGGTGATTGCGCGGGCGAGGGGGAGACAGAGCGCGCCGCGGCTTTCTGCGTTGCGCAAAATCTCCGCAATGATCGCTCGTCGGCGGGCGCGGACCCGAGCGACAGCTTCCTCGAGATCGCGCGAGCCGCGGAGGCGAAGAATGACGCGGAGCAGCGGCGCATTTTGCGCGTAATCCCTGAAACAGGAGCGAATGAGGCTCCGGAGCTGCGCGGCCGGCGCTGTCTCCGTCGTCTCCCACTGTTTCTGTTCTTCCCACTCAAGCCGCAGCATATCGTACGCAGCGGCAAACAGCTGGTCACGCGAGTTGAAGTGGTAATAAATCGTTCCCGGCGCGACATCGGCGCGCTCGGCAACTGCCTGCAAGGTGACCGCATCGGGACCGACCTCGACGATCAGGTCAAGCGCAGCGCGCAGCACGCGTTCGCGCGTCGCAGCCGTCAATTGGGCCCGTCGGGCCATAGAATATGGTCGTGGCACTGTCCTCTCCGCACTCGCTCCCGCGCACCAATCGGCAGGACGAGCGATGGCAGATATACGATGCGCCTAGCGCCGCCTTATGGGGCGCGCACCGGATAGTAGCGGAATGGCGCCACGCGGAGAGGCCCATCACCCCGGCGCCAGCACCAGCAAGCAGATGCTGCTGTTCGTCGTGACACCGGCGAGCGAGACGACGTGCGCCGCTCTCTCAACCGACGACGGCACAGTTCGGCACGCGGTTCACGGAAAGAGCCGATACAAAACATCCCCTTCTTTGCACTTTAATTGTATGATGCACTTTGGTCAAATCGGCTAGTCCCATCGATCGGAGAGGTTCGTTATGGCCCGACACTCCTCGCGCCTCAGCCGACGCCGTTTCCTCGGCTACACCGCAGTCTTCAGCGGCGCGACCCTCCTCGCGGCGTGCGCGCCGGCGCAAGCGCCGCAGACGACAACCCAAGCGCCGACCGGCGGCGTCGCTCCCGGCACTCCGGCTGCGCCGACGCCGCGCGGCTCAATCACCTACGCTGCCGCCGGCCTCGCAATTGCGACCCTCGACCCTCACCACCTGACCCCTCCTGCCGACTTTGCCGTTCGGCTCGCCTTCGACTCGCTTCTCGCGCCCGATGAACGCGGCCAGATCAAGGAAGTGCTCGCGACGTCTTACCGAGCGCTTGACCAAACGACGTGGGAATTCAAGCTCCGGCCGAACGTCCGCTTCGCGTCCGGCAACCCCCTCACCGCCCAGGCGGTGAAGTGGAACTACGACCGGGTGAGCAATCCGGAGAACAAGCTCGGTCTCGCCGCTCGCATCCCCACCTATGACTCGTCGGAAGTGGTCGACGAACTGACCATCCGCTTCCGGACCAAAACGCCAGACCCGATCTGGCCGCGGCGCACCTTCTCAATCCTGATCGCCGACCCCGCGGAAGGGCAGAAGCCCGGCTTCGCCAGCAACCCCGGACCGAACGCCGGCAGCGGCTTGTTCCGGATCACCGCTTTCGACCCCGGCCGTTCGGCAACGCTCGAAGCCGTCACTAACAGCTGGCGGGGCGCGCCGCGGCTCGCCAAAATCGAGATCCGTTCGGTGCCAGAGCTCGGCACCGTGATCGCTGGCCTCCGCACCGGCGATATCGACCTAACGCTGCTCGCCGCCGACCGGGTCGAAGACATGGTTCGCGCCGGCCTGCGCAACGCCCAAATCGCCCAGGCGAACATCTACCAGCTCTGGTTCACGACAAACCGCGGCGGACCGATCGCCGACCGGCGCGTTCGCCAAGCGATCGCCTATGCCATCGACAAGGAGGCGATCATCAAGGAGCTGTACGCTGGAGCGGGCAGGGTCGCCTCGCAATGGGTCGGCGAGGACGGCTTCGGCTACAACCCCAATCTGCGGCCCTACCCCTACGACCCCAACCGAGCGAGGCAGCTGCTCGCCGAAGCAGGCTATGCCGGCGGCCTGACCCTCAACGCCGACTTCCTCGGCACCTCGCTTGTCTTCGCCGGCTTCCAGAACGCCACCGAAGGCTATCTGAACGAGGTCGGGATCAAGCTGAACATCAACCCGCTGGAGACGAATGTCTTTGTCCAGCGCGTGTTCAGCGGCCCGCGCGCGCCGATCATGTCGAACGGCGTCCAATATGGCCCTGCCTTCGACGCCGACTTCTCGCTCAACTGGTTCAGCAATAAGATCCAGCCGCCCGACGCCGTCATGTTCGACAACCCGCGCTTCCAGCAGCTGTTCGACCAGAGCCGGGCCGAGTTCGACATGAACAAGCGCCGAGAGCTGCTGCAGCAGGCCCAAGCGATTCTCCACGAAGAATTCGCCGGCGTCCCCATCATGCAGCCACTCGATAACTGGGTGCACAACCCCCGTCTCGAGAACTTCCGGCCGCACCCCGTCGGCCTCGGCTATATCGACTGGCAAAATATCTCCGTCTCGCGCTGAGAATATCCCGCCGTTCCGAGAGGGAGCGGCCCGCACGAACGGCCTCGACAGGGCGGTCGTGCACGGGCCGCTTCCTCGTCGTTGCCGAAAAGTGTTCTCTCAGCTGCTCGACACCCCTCCCTTTTCCGTCCCGCATCCGCGGAGACCGGCACCGTACCGCTGAGCGCCGCTGGAGCAGCCGTTTTCGCCCGAGCAACGGCCGTACACGCAGCCTACAATTCCTTGCGATGCACGGGACGGCAGCCCGGCCAGAGCTGAGCGCAGGCCGAGCCGCATTCCCAAAGGCAGCTTCGCCCGCATTCCGCCTCGCGGCCGCTCCTCCAAGCAGCAGCACGCTCGTCACCGCGAGCGCTGAACAGGGCTGGCAGCCCACGTTCCCCTCGACAAGGAGAGGGCAGGGCAGATGACTGTGTGGCATCCGGCGATGAAGAACGCGGCGTCGTGGCTGCACGGCGTCGCGCCGGGATTGGCGGTCGTCTTAGCAGTGGCGATCACCGCTCGCCTCATCGGCCGCTTCGTGCCGGCCACGATCAGCGAGGTGCTGGTCGCCGTCGTGCTCGGCCTGCTCATCGCCAACACCCTCCGTCTTCCCGCTGCTGCTGCCCTCGGCATTCGGCTTGCCGTCCAACGGGTGCTTCGCCTCGGCATCATCCTGCTCGGAGCGCGGCTGTCGCTCGGCGACGTGGTCGCGATCGGCAGTCAAGCGATCCTCCTGATCGCCGTCTTAATGGCGGTCGCCCTCGTCTTCGCCTACAGCGTCGGCCGGCTGCTCGGACTGCCGCGGCGGCTGGCACTGCTGATCGGTGTCGGCACGGCCGTCTGCGGCAACTCGGCGATCATCGCTACCGCTCCGGTCGTCGAAGCGAAGGAGAGCGAGGTCAGCTTCGCCGTCGCGACGATCACCCTATTCGGCACCCTCGCCGTCTTCGTCTACCCGCTCATCGGAGCCGCCCTTCAACTTTCCCAGACGGTCTTCGGGCTGTGGTCCGGCACGGCGATCAATGACACCAGCCAGGTGGTAGCCGCCGCCGCCGCCTACGGGACGGCGGCGCTCGGCACAGCCACAGTGGTGAAGCTGACGCGCAACGCGCTGATGGCGCCGCTTCTGCTCGGCATTGCCTGGTGGTGGGGACGGGGCGCAGCGGCAGCGCGCCGCGGCGCAGCGGGCGCAGTCCCCCTGTTTGTGCTCGGCTTTCTTGCCGTCGTCGCGCTGCGGACAGTCGGGCTGATCCAGCCGCCGCTGACGCTCTGGCTCGACGAAGGAGCGCGCTTCTGCATCCTGCTCGCGCTCGCCGGCGTCGGCCTGAACACCTCGCTCGCTACGCTGCGCGCGATTGGGCTCGCTCCCTTCCTGCTCGGGCTCGGCGCAGCGCTGATCGTCGCCGCCCTCAGCCTGAGCCTAATCACCGCCTTCGGCCTCGGCTGAGCACGGTGCTTCCTCGCTGGACGAAGCAGCCGCCGACTGCGTACGAGGGCAAGGCACAGCGCGCCGGCGGGGTCTCGGCGAACGGC
The Dehalococcoidia bacterium DNA segment above includes these coding regions:
- a CDS encoding putative sulfate exporter family transporter, coding for MTVWHPAMKNAASWLHGVAPGLAVVLAVAITARLIGRFVPATISEVLVAVVLGLLIANTLRLPAAAALGIRLAVQRVLRLGIILLGARLSLGDVVAIGSQAILLIAVLMAVALVFAYSVGRLLGLPRRLALLIGVGTAVCGNSAIIATAPVVEAKESEVSFAVATITLFGTLAVFVYPLIGAALQLSQTVFGLWSGTAINDTSQVVAAAAAYGTAALGTATVVKLTRNALMAPLLLGIAWWWGRGAAAARRGAAGAVPLFVLGFLAVVALRTVGLIQPPLTLWLDEGARFCILLALAGVGLNTSLATLRAIGLAPFLLGLGAALIVAALSLSLITAFGLG
- the cmk gene encoding (d)CMP kinase codes for the protein MKALTIAIDGPSGAGKSALAEALARRLGYRYLDTGVWYRAVALAALRAGIAVDDTAALTALAQRLDIRIEPTGPADGRQYTALLNGEDVTWAIRERPVEQIVSEVAAVPGVRTAVVAQQQRQAGAGGAILAGRDIGTVVLPNADLKIYLNASPEVRARRRLEQLRARGVAADYDTVLADIYHRDQIDSSREMSPLRRAPDAIEVRNDEVSLDELVDQVFQLVEERRRHVCSAR
- a CDS encoding cation:proton antiporter, with the translated sequence MDHASEGSALLVNLAIALAFAWLGAVVSARLRISPILGYILAGIALGPYTPGFRGDLETVSAIADLGVILLMFTVGVDVSLRRLVELGWTAFLAGGVQVAATLAVAFGVGALFGWPFAEAFCFGTAIAISSSVVTGKLLNERGETGSTHGQIAFAISTVQDLATIGLVIVLRSLSGDHGTTPGDVALAIGKAFLFFIILVPIGVRLFPWLFERVARLRNREVFALTVAAVALAVASSATLFGLSLALGAFIAGIVVSESELSHRILATAGPLRDIFAGIFFVSVGMLLNPSAVVADWRLALTVLLLIMVVKPAIIAAIVRAIGHPWRTGALVAGVMAHSGEFSFLLASTGLTLGILSSDVFALILSGSLVSMIAAPGSYRLARAVGERLRRPLPPTEIASLIEASPRPPAVILGYGRVGQVIGSALARRGLSFVAVDEDPEVVRRLWAQGRPAILGEADNPFLLDQLGLEHARLLIIALPDALATRIVVEHVRSTYPRLPIIARCHSLAEQEHLLKLGVQEAVVGEIELAIEMTRFALRRFGISAAEIQGMLQRLRSHHEPSEW
- a CDS encoding rRNA pseudouridine synthase, coding for MTGERLHKVLAAAGVASRRRAERMILEGRVSVNGRVVRSLGNKVEPTRDRIVVDGKVIRLPETHRYLLVNKPAGVLTTVSDPFNRPTVIDLVRHSVTDAEGNRQRLYPIGRLDLDSEGLLLLTNDGQLAHRVSHPSTGLEKEYRVRVRGTVTEEKLERLRTGIMLDGRPTAPAVVELERQEGPSGAVLRFVLHEGRKRQVRRMCEAVELRVVRLVRTRIGPIELGSLRPGQCRDLTEREVALLRQAVGLGDAAA
- a CDS encoding TetR/AcrR family transcriptional regulator, whose product is MARRAQLTAATRERVLRAALDLIVEVGPDAVTLQAVAERADVAPGTIYYHFNSRDQLFAAAYDMLRLEWEEQKQWETTETAPAAQLRSLIRSCFRDYAQNAPLLRVILRLRGSRDLEEAVARVRARRRAIIAEILRNAESRGALCLPLARAITITYSLTSFSAWQTLVEEQGLSPQCAEHEVAEFLVSTLFPSSSR
- a CDS encoding ABC transporter substrate-binding protein; the protein is MARHSSRLSRRRFLGYTAVFSGATLLAACAPAQAPQTTTQAPTGGVAPGTPAAPTPRGSITYAAAGLAIATLDPHHLTPPADFAVRLAFDSLLAPDERGQIKEVLATSYRALDQTTWEFKLRPNVRFASGNPLTAQAVKWNYDRVSNPENKLGLAARIPTYDSSEVVDELTIRFRTKTPDPIWPRRTFSILIADPAEGQKPGFASNPGPNAGSGLFRITAFDPGRSATLEAVTNSWRGAPRLAKIEIRSVPELGTVIAGLRTGDIDLTLLAADRVEDMVRAGLRNAQIAQANIYQLWFTTNRGGPIADRRVRQAIAYAIDKEAIIKELYAGAGRVASQWVGEDGFGYNPNLRPYPYDPNRARQLLAEAGYAGGLTLNADFLGTSLVFAGFQNATEGYLNEVGIKLNINPLETNVFVQRVFSGPRAPIMSNGVQYGPAFDADFSLNWFSNKIQPPDAVMFDNPRFQQLFDQSRAEFDMNKRRELLQQAQAILHEEFAGVPIMQPLDNWVHNPRLENFRPHPVGLGYIDWQNISVSR
- a CDS encoding beta-galactosidase, which produces MSRLTRRTLLARIGAVVGGVAALDLAAPFIWQPASAAPALPAPTETLRLGANFSPLEASYMDLDAPAAFDEILSLNLDFIRLGAYWNELEQREGKFDWGRLERYLEKAARRGIPVILTLGMKAPVWPEYHLPWWVHESVWLPPTGLITRDPRLAALAHAFTRAVAERYAAAPEITVLQVENEPFEPVLTEHGWTLDEPYLRQQVAIVRSADRLGRPILLTAYVGTHRLVTGLQSLQWRLAAQPVTVPLFGMRSERALIALADIVGLDVYPNIGWKFFGLPSYLRAIDPDDYGALLAWRDAVLAAGKRVMIAECQAKPWEPGDKVYRHFETPSFRPHDIAPLVARLASFGFSDIALWGVEHWLWHRDHGDPRWWREGQRLLERRELPAAAGSDPDRSVR
- a CDS encoding 1-acyl-sn-glycerol-3-phosphate acyltransferase — its product is MVARAQVEGRERVPREGALLLVANHLSWADPPLLVATSPRLLNFMAKAELWENPILAFLGRHHGELRVRRGEADRHAIRDAEALLRRGGFLGLMPEGTRSKTGGLQPGKPGAAYLALRCNVPILPAAVWGTEAIKKPTDLLRRPRVHVVFGEPFTLDPSLRKHLEVATDQIMRAIAALLPERYRGVYRDPSPRSAAPSPAGSS